Proteins found in one Clostridium kluyveri DSM 555 genomic segment:
- a CDS encoding cysteine desulfurase family protein, which produces MEVYFDNGATTKPYNEVIDSMVDTMREYYGNPSSAYSLGLKAELKMKESRDVIANTINCSRDEIIFTSGGSESNNFLIKGFIEPGKHIITTKIEHSSVLNTCRQLEKQGVKVTYLNVDNRGEVDLEELDASITKETHIVSIMHTNNEIGSVQNIEYVGKYIKERNSRIKFHVDAVQGYGKYEIDVKKGNIDLLSVSGHKIHGPRGIGIAYIRKGFIPLPLICGGGQEKGFRSGTENLPAIIAFAKAAEKVCKNRKESFNKVNKLKNYFIDKLKDIPKVKINSEGDNYSPYVLSVSFVGIKGEVLLHLLEEKHIYVSTGSACSARNNEESHVLKAIGLKKEELDGTIRFSFAEDNSLEEIDYTLDVLIKSLKFLRRVGK; this is translated from the coding sequence GTGGAAGTTTATTTTGACAACGGTGCTACCACTAAGCCCTATAATGAAGTGATAGACTCTATGGTAGATACTATGAGAGAATATTATGGCAATCCTTCTTCTGCGTATTCTTTAGGGTTAAAGGCAGAATTAAAGATGAAAGAGAGTAGAGATGTAATAGCTAATACTATAAATTGCAGTAGAGATGAAATAATATTTACTTCTGGAGGAAGTGAAAGTAATAATTTTTTAATAAAAGGTTTTATTGAGCCTGGTAAACATATCATAACAACTAAAATAGAGCATTCAAGTGTTTTAAATACCTGTAGACAGCTAGAAAAGCAAGGGGTAAAAGTTACTTATTTAAATGTAGATAACAGGGGAGAAGTAGATTTGGAAGAACTGGATGCAAGTATTACCAAGGAAACTCATATAGTAAGTATAATGCATACCAATAATGAAATTGGAAGCGTTCAGAATATTGAATATGTAGGTAAATACATAAAGGAGAGAAATAGTAGAATAAAATTCCATGTAGATGCAGTTCAAGGTTATGGAAAGTATGAAATAGATGTAAAAAAAGGCAATATAGATTTGTTATCTGTAAGCGGACATAAAATACATGGACCCAGAGGAATTGGTATTGCCTATATCAGAAAAGGATTTATTCCACTGCCTTTAATATGTGGAGGAGGACAGGAAAAGGGTTTTAGATCGGGTACTGAAAATTTGCCGGCTATTATAGCATTTGCAAAGGCAGCTGAAAAAGTATGTAAAAATAGAAAAGAAAGTTTTAATAAAGTAAATAAATTAAAAAATTATTTTATAGATAAATTAAAAGATATTCCAAAAGTTAAGATAAATAGTGAAGGAGATAACTATTCCCCCTATGTGCTTAGTGTATCTTTTGTAGGGATTAAGGGAGAGGTACTGCTTCATCTTTTGGAAGAAAAACATATATATGTCTCTACAGGGTCTGCATGTTCTGCCAGAAATAATGAAGAGAGTCACGTATTGAAGGCTATAGGATTAAAAAAAGAAGAATTAGATGGAACTATAAGGTTTAGTTTTGCAGAGGATAATTCATTGGAGGAGATAGACTATACTTTGGATGTATTAATTAAATCTTTAAAATTTTTAAGGAGAGTTGGTAAATGA
- the thiI gene encoding tRNA uracil 4-sulfurtransferase ThiI: MKRLLLVKYASEIFLKGLNKGKFEKKLKDNIKNILKDVQYNFVMDQGRWFIECSDIEKGIEKLKSVFGVWEICVVDEVEADMEKIKEQSLKNALESKGSTFKVLTKRADKSFPGTSMEVSREIGAYILQNVPNLSVDIKNPDFFVNIEIRNKAYVYSKKIKAVGGMPYGTNGNTLLMLSGGIDSPVAGYMMARRGVQLNCIYFHSHPYTSERAKEKVKELAGILKGYTGNINLYITPFTEIQMQIIEKCRKDELTIIMRRFMMRIACIIADKYNINSVTTGESIGQVASQTMEGLVVSNQAADRPVFRPLIAMDKVDIMEVAREIGTYETSILPYEDCCTIFVPKHPKTKPRLQEIIKSEENLDIDVLVEEAVCDTEFLSI; this comes from the coding sequence ATGAAAAGGTTATTGCTGGTAAAATATGCATCAGAAATATTTTTAAAAGGGTTAAATAAAGGTAAATTTGAGAAAAAGTTAAAAGACAATATAAAAAATATTCTGAAAGATGTACAATATAATTTTGTAATGGATCAAGGAAGATGGTTTATAGAATGTAGTGACATTGAAAAAGGCATAGAAAAGTTAAAATCAGTATTTGGAGTATGGGAAATTTGTGTAGTAGATGAAGTAGAAGCTGATATGGAAAAAATAAAGGAGCAGTCACTTAAAAATGCCCTTGAAAGTAAGGGAAGCACATTTAAAGTACTTACTAAAAGGGCAGATAAAAGTTTTCCAGGGACATCTATGGAGGTGAGTAGGGAAATTGGAGCTTATATTTTACAAAATGTCCCCAATTTATCTGTAGATATAAAAAATCCCGATTTTTTTGTCAATATAGAAATAAGAAATAAAGCTTATGTATATTCAAAGAAAATAAAAGCAGTAGGGGGAATGCCCTATGGTACTAATGGAAATACATTGCTTATGCTTTCAGGAGGAATAGATTCGCCGGTGGCAGGATATATGATGGCAAGACGGGGAGTTCAATTAAATTGTATATATTTTCACAGTCATCCCTATACCAGTGAGAGGGCAAAAGAAAAAGTCAAGGAACTTGCAGGGATATTAAAAGGATATACGGGAAATATAAATCTTTATATAACACCTTTTACAGAAATACAGATGCAAATAATTGAAAAGTGCAGAAAGGATGAACTAACTATAATAATGAGAAGATTCATGATGAGGATAGCCTGCATTATAGCTGATAAGTATAATATAAATTCCGTAACTACAGGTGAAAGTATAGGGCAGGTTGCAAGTCAAACTATGGAGGGTCTAGTTGTAAGTAATCAGGCAGCAGATAGGCCTGTGTTCAGGCCTTTAATTGCCATGGATAAAGTAGATATAATGGAAGTGGCAAGGGAAATAGGTACCTATGAGACTTCCATATTACCTTATGAGGATTGCTGCACTATATTTGTTCCAAAACACCCTAAGACTAAACCAAGACTTCAAGAAATAATAAAATCGGAAGAGAACTTGGATATAGACGTTTTAGTGGAAGAAGCCGTTTGTGACACTGAATTTTTATCCATATAA
- a CDS encoding S1C family serine protease, which produces MKKNKNFVISLIITIIVICCGVTLCFLIHKNISLKTSKNSSKLADIEDVLSSSKPKDLKTIIHENEKLVVSLDVEKSTGKVTGSGFLYNTKGDIITNAHVIDGASSITVKMSDTTTYKGTLIGKSDVTDVALVRVDKLKEKTPMKISKSSNVDIGDEIIALGSPLGLQNTATIGIISGLNRDFYIENYEYKGAYQISAPISSGNSGGPLLDKTTGEVIGINSAKSGNESIGFSIPITQILPLVNTWSDNPIAYTSSSENTDKSYTEEHLNLSTEDAAYLVSYFYNNINSQDYVTAYSLLGSGWQESITYDNFRKDYIETLSVKIDTMTCGKLDNGNIQVSTTIQATQGTKSNSTVNTYNIIYNVGYENNVLKILSGKTNSTK; this is translated from the coding sequence ATGAAAAAAAATAAGAACTTTGTAATTTCCCTCATTATAACAATTATTGTTATATGCTGTGGAGTAACATTATGTTTTTTGATACATAAGAATATAAGTCTTAAAACATCTAAGAATTCTTCTAAGTTAGCAGATATAGAAGATGTTTTAAGTAGCTCTAAACCTAAAGACTTAAAGACAATAATACATGAAAATGAAAAACTGGTTGTATCTCTTGATGTGGAAAAAAGCACTGGAAAAGTCACAGGTTCTGGATTTTTATATAATACTAAGGGAGATATAATAACCAACGCCCATGTAATAGACGGTGCCTCTTCTATTACAGTAAAAATGTCTGATACCACTACTTATAAAGGTACTCTTATAGGTAAAAGTGATGTTACAGATGTAGCTTTAGTTAGAGTTGATAAATTAAAAGAAAAAACTCCCATGAAAATCTCAAAATCCAGCAATGTAGATATAGGTGATGAAATAATAGCACTGGGAAGTCCTTTAGGCCTTCAAAATACAGCTACTATAGGTATAATAAGTGGTCTTAACAGAGATTTTTACATAGAAAATTATGAATATAAAGGAGCATATCAAATTTCTGCTCCTATATCCTCTGGCAACAGCGGCGGCCCTCTCTTAGATAAAACTACAGGTGAAGTTATAGGAATAAATTCTGCAAAGTCCGGAAATGAGTCTATAGGTTTCAGTATACCAATAACTCAAATTCTCCCCCTTGTAAATACCTGGTCTGATAACCCTATTGCATATACATCTTCCTCGGAAAATACGGATAAATCCTATACTGAAGAACATTTAAACTTATCTACAGAGGATGCAGCTTATTTGGTTTCCTATTTTTATAACAATATTAATTCCCAAGACTATGTAACGGCCTACTCATTACTAGGTTCCGGCTGGCAGGAAAGTATAACTTATGATAATTTTAGAAAAGATTATATAGAAACCCTATCCGTAAAAATAGATACTATGACCTGTGGTAAACTGGATAACGGAAATATACAGGTATCTACTACCATACAGGCCACTCAAGGAACTAAATCAAATTCAACCGTAAATACATATAATATCATCTATAATGTAGGATATGAAAATAACGTACTTAAAATTTTAAGTGGAAAAACTAATAGCACTAAATAG
- a CDS encoding FxLYD domain-containing protein: MFCYNCKIEVSDNAVFCHKCGARLKREDTEINSNSDTIQVYKINEILKNTVENSQVKTLPPIKTTSKKNNSNKNGNKIYSKFSFYKNKNIMLPLVSTILMTFITIGYYFYEITVSKNVEKNRVDAENMALKGNISEAYAKVDKALSLRPNNKTLQADKEFLQDGENINSHINIVDNYIKKKNYIQAFNELDKANDLIYNKQGAFYSLLNKTIENKRMAVTVIQIKSEMNNESSIDDLADLLTKISNYTIQEAKDTANELRNRISSVAYDTANEYLKKNNFTSALDTINKGITYNPKDEKLLNFKETIVAKKNSFEKAEQNRIQQALTSAATEDKNNKTNAVEVTSTSTNINKYGDFVIKGTVKNIATKPIGSIKIYYDIFDSNNKNLGSGSTYVYPNYLDVGATGKFENTEYNMLKGHHIKITNITWFLQ; the protein is encoded by the coding sequence ATGTTTTGTTATAACTGTAAAATAGAAGTGTCCGATAATGCCGTTTTTTGCCATAAATGTGGTGCTAGATTAAAAAGAGAAGACACTGAAATAAATTCAAACAGTGATACCATTCAAGTTTATAAAATTAACGAAATTTTAAAAAATACTGTAGAAAATAGTCAGGTAAAAACTTTACCTCCCATTAAAACTACTTCTAAAAAAAATAACTCTAATAAAAATGGCAATAAGATATATTCCAAATTTTCTTTTTATAAAAATAAAAATATAATGCTCCCCCTTGTATCAACAATACTTATGACATTTATAACTATAGGTTATTATTTCTATGAAATAACCGTTTCAAAAAATGTAGAGAAAAATAGAGTAGATGCTGAGAATATGGCTCTTAAGGGTAATATATCGGAAGCCTATGCTAAAGTGGACAAGGCTTTGAGTTTACGCCCAAATAATAAGACTTTACAGGCAGATAAAGAATTTTTACAAGATGGGGAAAATATAAATTCACACATAAATATAGTGGACAACTATATTAAAAAGAAGAATTACATACAGGCTTTTAATGAATTAGATAAAGCAAACGATTTAATATATAATAAACAGGGAGCTTTTTACTCTTTATTGAACAAAACTATAGAAAATAAAAGAATGGCTGTAACTGTAATACAAATAAAAAGTGAAATGAATAATGAAAGCAGTATAGATGATCTAGCAGATCTTCTTACTAAGATATCAAATTATACCATACAAGAAGCAAAAGATACTGCAAATGAACTTCGGAATAGAATAAGTAGTGTAGCCTATGATACTGCAAATGAATATCTTAAAAAGAATAATTTTACTTCTGCTCTTGATACCATAAACAAAGGAATAACCTACAATCCAAAGGATGAAAAGTTACTTAATTTTAAAGAAACCATAGTGGCTAAAAAAAATTCCTTTGAAAAAGCTGAGCAAAATAGAATCCAACAGGCACTGACTTCCGCTGCCACGGAAGATAAAAATAATAAGACCAATGCCGTAGAAGTGACTTCCACCTCTACCAATATAAATAAGTATGGTGATTTTGTTATCAAAGGAACTGTTAAAAATATAGCTACCAAACCCATAGGTTCCATAAAAATATACTATGACATATTTGATTCAAATAACAAAAATCTTGGCAGTGGCTCTACTTATGTATATCCTAATTACTTAGATGTAGGTGCTACAGGAAAATTTGAAAATACAGAATATAATATGTTAAAGGGACATCATATTAAAATCACAAATATAACCTGGTTTTTACAATAG
- a CDS encoding DUF4317 domain-containing protein, producing MNKKDLSNIRKEFKLGSYMLKIKEVYSVYLKKDNGEVITGELEYFEMMEVEKRELYLNNFKKVLTGNLDSKIFELDFKNMSEEESEENTQHVLYGALNSKERINEYVDKIVNKICENYNYDTDVVISFTKAEYYSSDKREKESLYEYVQAIDIILCSVNKVEIPKRMLKFDYAEMRFKPNSALDMIINLNSPIEGFMFPSFTLQYVDVNRIIYYSSKSKNINNIFVEKILECNIKPTALEEKENFNAILGTSLGGKIKPDIVQDIYERINEKFEGEEEEPILDINEVTRLLEESGVENTGVVKSAFEEVCGGDYEFKVRNVIPDFKSKSIKIENENTNITISPRDLSAVKQVVNRFGKKCLLIELKEDMVIDGFNLETEKIEEYI from the coding sequence ATGAATAAAAAGGATTTATCAAATATAAGGAAAGAATTTAAATTAGGAAGTTATATGCTTAAGATTAAAGAAGTTTATAGTGTTTATTTGAAAAAAGATAATGGAGAAGTAATAACAGGAGAACTGGAATATTTTGAAATGATGGAAGTGGAAAAGAGAGAGCTTTATTTAAATAATTTTAAGAAAGTGCTTACAGGAAATCTTGATTCTAAAATATTTGAATTGGATTTTAAAAATATGAGTGAAGAAGAATCAGAGGAAAATACACAGCATGTATTATATGGAGCTTTAAATTCAAAGGAAAGAATAAATGAATATGTAGATAAAATAGTGAATAAAATTTGTGAAAATTATAATTATGATACGGATGTAGTTATAAGTTTTACAAAAGCAGAATATTATAGTTCTGATAAGAGAGAAAAGGAATCTTTATATGAATATGTACAAGCTATTGATATTATATTATGTAGTGTAAATAAGGTAGAAATACCTAAAAGGATGTTAAAATTTGATTATGCGGAGATGAGATTTAAACCTAATTCTGCATTAGACATGATTATAAATTTAAATTCCCCTATAGAAGGATTTATGTTTCCAAGCTTTACACTTCAATATGTAGATGTAAATAGGATAATTTATTATTCTTCAAAATCAAAGAATATAAACAATATTTTTGTAGAAAAAATATTAGAGTGTAATATTAAACCTACAGCTTTAGAGGAAAAGGAAAACTTTAATGCTATTTTAGGAACTTCATTAGGAGGAAAAATAAAGCCCGACATAGTTCAGGATATATACGAAAGGATAAATGAAAAATTTGAAGGTGAGGAAGAAGAGCCTATTTTAGATATAAATGAAGTAACTAGATTGTTAGAGGAAAGTGGAGTTGAAAATACAGGAGTAGTTAAAAGCGCTTTTGAAGAAGTGTGTGGCGGAGATTATGAATTTAAGGTTAGAAATGTAATACCGGATTTTAAGAGTAAATCTATAAAGATAGAAAATGAAAATACTAATATAACAATAAGTCCAAGAGATTTAAGCGCTGTAAAACAGGTAGTGAACAGATTTGGGAAGAAATGTTTGCTAATAGAACTTAAGGAGGATATGGTTATAGATGGATTCAATCTGGAAACAGAGAAAATAGAAGAATATATTTAA
- a CDS encoding acetate uptake transporter, with protein sequence MNSNEIQHIKIANCDPSALGLFGLAVVTLVASSQKLGITEGTSFVIPWAIFLGGFAQLFACINDSKRQNTFGTTAFGAFALFWFAVGMSWMINAGTFGQGLAEAVDPKQLGFAFIAYLIFTIFMTIGAAETNKVLFSVFFFIIFLFIGLSLNSFDILPEFSHKLAGIAELLASLTAFYGSAAAVLNPHFGREFLPIGKPFGIFKK encoded by the coding sequence ATGAATTCAAATGAAATTCAACACATCAAAATCGCTAACTGTGATCCATCCGCATTGGGGCTATTTGGACTTGCTGTTGTAACTTTAGTAGCTTCCTCTCAGAAACTTGGCATCACTGAAGGCACTTCTTTTGTAATTCCCTGGGCAATATTTTTAGGTGGCTTTGCTCAATTATTTGCTTGTATTAATGATTCCAAAAGGCAAAATACTTTCGGCACAACAGCTTTTGGAGCTTTTGCACTATTCTGGTTTGCAGTAGGTATGTCATGGATGATTAACGCCGGTACATTTGGACAAGGTCTTGCAGAGGCAGTAGATCCAAAACAGCTAGGTTTTGCATTTATAGCATATTTAATATTCACCATATTTATGACCATAGGTGCAGCTGAGACTAACAAGGTATTATTTTCAGTTTTCTTTTTTATAATTTTCTTATTTATAGGACTGTCACTCAATTCTTTTGACATTTTGCCAGAGTTTTCCCATAAGCTGGCAGGAATTGCAGAATTATTGGCATCACTTACAGCTTTTTACGGTTCTGCTGCTGCTGTATTAAATCCTCACTTTGGAAGAGAATTCTTACCTATAGGAAAACCTTTTGGTATATTTAAAAAATAA